The following are from one region of the Amycolatopsis sp. QT-25 genome:
- a CDS encoding helicase-associated domain-containing protein — MPAPSLADWLRQESDDALAALLRTRRDLSTPPPSDTIVLATRAGTPGSVARACEDLDTFTLSVLDALLLAGADTDPAPAAEVARLVGAEIGEPLALLRKRALVWGEDEALRVPPSARDALGPFPAGLGSSSPSLAGTDIEAALAEVGEDERALLTTLAAGPPIGRTRDASADVPLERAQNPVQRLLARGLLLRRDDQTVELPREIGIALRGGSVFDRASLREPELPTHPHQPSTVDMTAAGEAMEFLRQTESMLRTWSQAPPPVLKSGGLGVRELKKLAKDLDVDETRVTLLAEIAVGAGLVADSEATTPEWVPTTLTDSWLASPTAQRWMTVAQAWLELPRLPGLAGGRDAKDKPIAPLSEDLRRPLAPTSRRRILLALAALPEGAGVKSTDELVAALAWRAPRRGGRLRDETVRWTMAEGAALGLLGLGGLTTATRALLAGDRSGAVEAMIGALPRPVDHVLVQADLTVVAPGPLEAELAAEMTAVADIESSGHATVYRITETSVRRALDTGRTAGELHQLFETRSATPVPQSLSYLIDDVARRHGRLRGGAAESFLRCDDASLLAEVLGNPVATEYGLRMIAPTVLITAYPLAEVLDALRAAGFAPAAEGPDGRVMDIRPSGRRLPAKARAARRAPGEPAGLTDDQVGKIVAHVRAGDAASARRRGETVRAPQGGGAGDTSATLALLSQATMERREVWIGFVDSRGTASQRVVRPLRVGGGVLEGTDHERYPLHRITSAALVED; from the coding sequence ATGCCCGCGCCATCCCTGGCGGACTGGCTGCGCCAGGAGTCCGACGACGCCCTCGCCGCACTGCTGCGCACGCGTCGCGACCTGTCCACGCCGCCCCCGTCCGACACCATCGTGCTCGCCACCCGGGCCGGCACGCCGGGCTCCGTCGCGCGTGCTTGCGAAGACCTCGACACCTTCACTCTCTCCGTCCTCGACGCTCTCCTGCTGGCCGGCGCGGACACCGATCCGGCCCCCGCGGCCGAGGTCGCGCGGCTCGTCGGCGCGGAGATCGGCGAGCCGCTGGCGCTGTTGCGCAAGCGGGCACTGGTCTGGGGCGAGGACGAGGCGTTGCGCGTCCCGCCGTCGGCCCGCGACGCGCTCGGCCCTTTCCCCGCCGGGCTCGGGTCGTCTTCGCCCTCGCTCGCCGGAACGGACATCGAGGCCGCGCTCGCGGAGGTCGGCGAGGACGAGCGGGCCCTGCTGACGACGCTGGCCGCCGGGCCGCCGATCGGCCGCACCCGTGACGCGTCGGCCGACGTCCCGCTGGAGCGGGCACAGAACCCGGTCCAGCGCCTGCTCGCGCGCGGACTGCTGCTGCGCCGCGACGACCAGACCGTCGAGCTGCCGCGTGAGATCGGGATCGCGCTGCGCGGCGGGTCGGTGTTCGACCGGGCGTCGCTGCGCGAACCGGAACTTCCCACGCATCCGCATCAGCCGTCCACAGTGGACATGACGGCGGCCGGTGAGGCGATGGAGTTCCTGCGCCAGACCGAAAGCATGCTTCGCACGTGGTCGCAGGCGCCGCCGCCGGTGCTGAAGTCCGGCGGGCTCGGGGTCCGGGAACTGAAGAAGCTCGCCAAGGATCTCGATGTCGACGAGACCCGGGTGACCCTGCTGGCGGAGATCGCGGTCGGTGCCGGACTGGTGGCCGACAGCGAAGCGACCACCCCGGAATGGGTGCCGACGACGCTCACGGATTCGTGGCTCGCGTCGCCCACCGCGCAGCGCTGGATGACGGTCGCGCAGGCCTGGCTCGAACTGCCCCGGCTGCCCGGTCTCGCCGGCGGGCGGGACGCGAAGGACAAGCCGATCGCCCCGCTGTCGGAGGATTTGCGCCGTCCGCTGGCGCCCACTTCGCGGCGGCGGATCCTCCTCGCCCTCGCCGCCCTACCCGAGGGGGCGGGCGTGAAGAGCACTGACGAACTGGTCGCCGCGCTCGCCTGGCGCGCGCCGCGCCGGGGCGGGCGGCTGCGGGACGAGACCGTGCGCTGGACGATGGCCGAGGGGGCGGCGCTCGGCCTGCTCGGGCTCGGCGGGCTCACCACGGCGACCCGGGCGCTGCTGGCCGGCGACCGGTCCGGAGCGGTCGAGGCGATGATCGGCGCACTGCCGCGGCCAGTGGACCACGTCCTGGTCCAGGCCGATCTGACCGTGGTCGCGCCGGGGCCGCTGGAGGCCGAACTCGCGGCCGAGATGACCGCCGTCGCCGACATCGAATCCTCCGGGCACGCGACCGTGTACCGGATCACCGAGACGTCCGTGCGGCGCGCGCTCGACACCGGGCGGACCGCGGGCGAACTGCACCAGCTGTTCGAGACGCGGTCGGCGACGCCGGTGCCCCAATCGCTGAGCTACCTGATCGACGACGTCGCCCGGCGGCACGGACGGCTGCGCGGCGGGGCCGCCGAGTCGTTCCTGCGCTGCGACGACGCGTCGCTGCTCGCCGAGGTCCTGGGCAACCCGGTCGCGACGGAATACGGCCTGCGCATGATCGCGCCGACAGTGCTCATCACCGCGTATCCGCTCGCCGAAGTCCTCGACGCGCTCCGCGCCGCCGGGTTCGCTCCGGCCGCCGAAGGTCCCGACGGGCGCGTCATGGACATCAGGCCCTCCGGACGTCGCCTGCCCGCGAAGGCGCGTGCCGCGCGCCGGGCGCCCGGAGAGCCCGCCGGGCTGACCGACGACCAGGTCGGCAAGATCGTCGCGCACGTCCGGGCCGGTGACGCCGCTTCGGCGCGCCGCCGGGGCGAGACGGTGCGCGCGCCGCAGGGGGGCGGCGCCGGGGACACGTCCGCGACGCTGGCCTTGCTGTCCCAGGCGACCATGGAGCGCCGCGAGGTGTGGATCGGCTTCGTCGACTCACGCGGGACGGCGAGCCAGCGGGTGGTGCGGCCGCTGCGGGTCGGCGGCGGGGTCCTCGAAGGAACCGACCACGAGCGGTACCCGCTGCACCGGATCACCTCGGCCGCCCTCGTCGAGGACTGA
- a CDS encoding DUF742 domain-containing protein, whose product MKITGFTEPEPSGWDSLYQGTEREAFDSPSRFELSSISTVMPRRPADPAPAPASMPSPLRSSPPPRVTAADAAPASVYMPPSPGSRVRPYTRTGGRTRTAHDLALEALVSTSDDGRRYRGVRTPEHRQICDLCLDTRSIAEIAAHLRLPLGVVKVLIGDMADAGLVLIHQTELIMGDSSSRAFMERVLQGLRSL is encoded by the coding sequence ATGAAGATCACCGGATTCACCGAACCGGAGCCCTCCGGCTGGGACTCCCTCTACCAGGGCACCGAACGCGAGGCCTTCGATTCCCCGAGCCGCTTCGAGCTGAGCTCGATCAGCACGGTCATGCCGCGCCGCCCGGCCGACCCGGCCCCCGCGCCCGCGTCGATGCCCTCGCCGCTCCGCTCATCGCCGCCGCCGCGCGTCACCGCCGCCGACGCCGCGCCCGCTTCGGTCTACATGCCGCCGTCGCCGGGCTCGCGGGTCCGGCCCTACACCCGTACCGGCGGACGCACCCGCACCGCGCACGACCTCGCGCTGGAGGCACTGGTCTCGACCAGTGACGACGGCCGCCGGTACCGCGGCGTGCGGACCCCCGAACACCGGCAGATCTGCGACCTCTGCCTGGACACCCGGTCGATCGCGGAGATCGCCGCGCATCTGCGGCTGCCGCTGGGCGTGGTGAAGGTACTCATCGGCGACATGGCGGACGCCGGTCTCGTCCTGATCCACCAGACGGAACTGATCATGGGCGACTCTTCTTCGCGCGCTTTCATGGAGCGGGTGCTTCAAGGCCTTCGCTCCCTCTGA
- a CDS encoding roadblock/LC7 domain-containing protein has translation MTASGQQSSFGWLITDFARRVPGAAHAVLVSADGLLLAPSEGLPQERAEQLSAVASGLISLTAGAARCFDAGGVNQTVVEMERGYLFLMSVADGSSLAVLAAPTCDIGTVAYEMTLLVERVGQQITPELRAQLQGGVRG, from the coding sequence GTGACGGCATCCGGACAGCAGAGTTCGTTCGGCTGGCTCATCACGGATTTCGCGCGCCGGGTTCCCGGTGCCGCGCACGCCGTGCTGGTCTCGGCGGACGGCCTTCTCCTCGCGCCCTCGGAAGGGTTGCCCCAGGAGCGGGCCGAACAGCTTTCGGCGGTCGCCTCCGGACTGATCAGCCTCACCGCCGGCGCCGCCCGCTGCTTCGACGCGGGCGGGGTCAACCAGACCGTCGTCGAGATGGAACGCGGCTACCTCTTCCTCATGTCGGTCGCCGACGGCTCCTCACTCGCCGTACTGGCCGCGCCGACCTGTGACATCGGCACCGTGGCCTACGAGATGACCCTGCTCGTGGAGCGGGTCGGCCAGCAGATCACGCCCGAGCTGCGCGCGCAGCTCCAGGGCGGCGTACGTGGGTAA
- a CDS encoding ATP/GTP-binding protein: MGFGEFDSDANAPQVTGPTSSAKIVVAGGFGSGKTTLVGAVSEIDPLTTEAMMTEASTGVDDNSATPNKSTTTVAMDFGRISLDSDLVLYVFGTPGQHRFWFMWDDLAVGAIGAVVLVDTRRLADAFPSIDFFENRKLPYVVAINCFDRLLHHQIEDVRHALTISPSVPIMACDARERESAKQVLISVVQHAIAHDSALRAG; the protein is encoded by the coding sequence GTGGGCTTCGGAGAATTTGACTCCGACGCGAATGCGCCGCAGGTGACCGGACCGACTTCGTCGGCCAAGATCGTGGTCGCTGGCGGATTCGGCTCGGGGAAGACCACGCTGGTCGGAGCGGTTTCGGAGATCGATCCGCTGACCACCGAGGCCATGATGACCGAGGCCAGTACCGGCGTCGACGACAATTCGGCCACCCCGAACAAGTCGACGACGACCGTTGCCATGGACTTCGGCCGGATTTCGCTGGACTCGGACCTGGTGCTGTACGTGTTCGGTACGCCGGGCCAGCACCGGTTCTGGTTCATGTGGGACGACCTCGCGGTCGGCGCCATCGGTGCCGTCGTGCTGGTCGACACGCGGCGGCTCGCCGACGCGTTCCCCTCGATCGACTTCTTCGAGAACCGGAAGCTGCCCTACGTCGTGGCGATCAACTGCTTCGACCGGCTGCTGCACCACCAGATCGAGGACGTCCGGCACGCGCTGACGATTTCGCCGTCCGTGCCGATCATGGCCTGTGACGCCCGGGAACGTGAGTCCGCCAAGCAGGTGTTGATCTCGGTCGTGCAGCACGCCATCGCCCACGATTCGGCGTTGCGCGCGGGATAG
- a CDS encoding DUF742 domain-containing protein, whose amino-acid sequence MDDGRLRGDGRLGDDFSGGWSERDDGREDWTSFRDRVDREWRSRRTQGSDNDPVSPDEASRWLTDSQAGGGPADFSVTDYRERLLGGPGAELFGGGSGPLYDSGEFAKFSFDKEEERRAAAAAAADPLAAALPQQAQNEYVDEQYTTDVESSGLVRPYFRTRGRTKPTYDLAIEALISTSEQGRVLDRVRVPEHRSICDLCLDTRSVAEVAALLRLPLGVVRVLIGDVAGLGLVLVHTASQNVGDRPSIEFMERVLSGLRRI is encoded by the coding sequence GTGGACGACGGGCGCTTGAGGGGCGATGGCCGGCTCGGTGACGACTTCTCCGGCGGGTGGTCGGAACGTGACGACGGCCGGGAGGACTGGACGTCCTTCCGGGACCGGGTCGACCGCGAATGGCGATCGCGGCGGACACAGGGGTCGGACAACGATCCCGTGTCCCCGGACGAGGCCTCCCGCTGGCTGACCGATTCCCAAGCGGGCGGCGGACCCGCCGATTTCAGCGTCACGGACTACCGGGAACGCCTGCTCGGCGGGCCGGGGGCCGAACTGTTCGGTGGTGGCAGCGGCCCGCTCTACGATTCCGGCGAGTTCGCCAAGTTCTCCTTCGACAAGGAGGAGGAACGCCGGGCGGCGGCGGCCGCCGCCGCGGATCCGCTCGCCGCGGCACTGCCGCAGCAGGCACAGAACGAATACGTCGACGAGCAGTACACCACCGACGTCGAATCATCCGGCCTGGTCCGGCCGTACTTCCGCACGCGGGGACGGACCAAGCCGACGTACGACCTTGCCATCGAGGCGTTGATCTCGACCAGCGAACAGGGACGTGTGCTCGACCGGGTACGCGTCCCCGAACACCGGTCGATCTGCGACCTTTGCCTGGACACCCGGTCCGTCGCCGAAGTCGCGGCGCTGTTGCGCCTGCCGCTCGGCGTGGTCCGGGTGCTGATCGGAGACGTGGCCGGCCTCGGCCTGGTCCTGGTGCACACCGCCAGCCAGAACGTGGGCGACCGGCCCAGTATCGAGTTCATGGAGAGGGTGCTCAGTGGGCTTCGGAGAATTTGA
- a CDS encoding roadblock/LC7 domain-containing protein — MQPGGPAQPGGQAQGKGHTSSFAWLITDFVHRVPGAAHAVVVSADGLLLASSKGLPKDRADQLAAVASGLTSLARGAAKVFEGGTVAQTVVEMANGFLFLMSVSDGSCLAVLGSPESDIGLVVYEMTLLVERVGQQLTPEMRAQLQGASVRR; from the coding sequence ATGCAGCCGGGTGGTCCGGCGCAGCCTGGCGGCCAGGCGCAGGGTAAAGGACACACGAGCAGCTTTGCCTGGCTGATCACGGATTTCGTGCACCGGGTCCCGGGCGCGGCGCATGCCGTGGTGGTGTCGGCGGACGGTTTGCTGCTGGCCTCTTCGAAGGGACTTCCCAAGGACAGGGCCGATCAGCTGGCCGCGGTCGCGTCGGGGCTCACGAGCCTCGCGCGCGGTGCGGCGAAAGTGTTCGAAGGCGGCACGGTCGCGCAGACGGTGGTCGAGATGGCCAACGGCTTCCTCTTCCTGATGTCGGTGTCCGACGGTTCCTGCCTGGCGGTCCTCGGGTCGCCGGAGAGTGACATCGGCCTGGTCGTCTACGAAATGACCCTGCTGGTGGAACGGGTGGGGCAACAGCTGACACCGGAGATGCGCGCGCAGCTGCAGGGCGCGTCGGTCCGCCGCTGA
- a CDS encoding nitrate- and nitrite sensing domain-containing protein, with translation MSKMGFSGPDEDDGGAAVPNEDTAGVGGAPARDTGDGPGGKAGSFLGLRNWRLRSKLAAVLIIPTLTALVLGTLRVIDDSSEAARFQDTADQVAFADKITLVVHELQSERALAVANIAADDPSRQAGLDAQIAKVDRAVDDLRASANQINPDDQDTRDRYSRGLQRLDALRPLRGAMNTSLLGDTPVLIAYSGVLDSLVQLGREVTTAVANRDVLRLGVTVQAVSESKEFIARGDAALLIASFRSSFPGDLFDQARSAVASGDASTAAFLANASPEQRQLYSDTFSGPEVDDRRRITTMAFSLHQQNEPPSIDNVALGNDSRVALDKLRAVETNLLGQLRAQADELATDAINSAWIGGAIVLLALLAALFLMLVIARLMLRPLRVLRKTALDVAYTRLPETVQAILDDPDPVNASKRSVEPVPVTSRDEIGEVARSFDVVHAQAVKMAAEQALLRENVNGIFVNLSRRSQRLVERQLGVIDRLEADEQDPDHLASLFELDHLATRLRRNGESLLVLSGAGLAKSVPKPVPAADVIGAAVSEIEQYARIEIGIVPEVAVQGLTIHDLVHVLAELLDNATYFSEPETKVTVRAVITRKKALAIQVTDHGVGMTEERLAEVNQRLAEPPDLDVSVTRRMGLYVVARLARRHGIEVRLRENEDIEGGVIARVVVPAELLTQIRPGVRNPPPPSRSETSMPSMPSVPSASEMSTSLPNIPASDRGLEMTPPPPSKPPVPQPIAQQGGLVPLDQPISLDDLVAGKNAAGPFLSPAASAEESPAWPTADDLSPPNGDGASSGTETQFASLVLPKREPKYTPVETPSRAEESRESSDSGKSALDDDVPTRRLPIYQSVLSRWFSEGDEAGGDTPTTYTEPVESDLPEHTRDTAPAAADPAAEDPAEEALPTRTPRSVPPETVLGDNGWRSASDDGWQAAQVLYEDRNDEITPAGLPKRVPNQYLVPGSIGGDEPKKEDSFADKTSGMPGTGAIARSATAARSRMASFQQGYKSGRHALKERPIDALDDNGVPVTGGGSSADDSSKE, from the coding sequence ATGTCCAAAATGGGCTTTTCCGGCCCGGATGAAGATGATGGTGGTGCGGCGGTGCCGAACGAAGACACCGCGGGGGTGGGAGGGGCCCCTGCGCGGGATACCGGAGACGGTCCTGGCGGGAAGGCCGGGTCGTTCCTGGGCCTGCGTAACTGGCGTCTGCGATCGAAGCTCGCGGCCGTTCTGATCATCCCGACGCTGACCGCGCTCGTGCTCGGCACGCTGCGCGTGATCGACGACAGCAGCGAGGCGGCGAGATTCCAGGACACCGCCGATCAGGTCGCGTTCGCCGACAAGATCACGCTCGTGGTGCACGAGCTGCAGAGCGAACGCGCGCTCGCCGTCGCCAACATCGCCGCCGACGACCCGTCGCGCCAAGCCGGTCTCGACGCGCAGATCGCCAAGGTCGATCGCGCCGTCGACGACCTGCGCGCTTCGGCGAACCAGATCAACCCGGACGACCAGGACACGAGGGACCGCTACTCGCGTGGCCTGCAGCGGCTCGACGCCCTGCGCCCGCTGCGCGGCGCGATGAACACCTCGCTGCTGGGCGACACCCCCGTCCTCATCGCCTACTCCGGCGTCCTCGACTCGCTGGTCCAGCTCGGCCGCGAGGTGACCACCGCGGTGGCGAACCGCGACGTGCTCCGGCTCGGTGTCACCGTGCAGGCCGTCAGTGAAAGCAAGGAGTTCATCGCCCGCGGCGACGCGGCGCTGCTGATCGCCTCCTTCCGCTCCTCGTTCCCCGGCGACCTGTTCGACCAGGCCCGTTCGGCGGTCGCGAGCGGCGACGCCTCGACGGCGGCCTTCCTCGCCAACGCCAGCCCCGAACAGCGGCAGCTCTACTCGGACACCTTCTCCGGTCCCGAGGTCGACGACCGCCGCCGGATCACCACGATGGCGTTCTCGCTGCACCAGCAGAACGAGCCGCCGTCGATCGACAACGTCGCGCTCGGCAACGACAGCCGGGTCGCACTGGACAAACTGCGCGCGGTCGAGACCAACCTGCTCGGCCAGCTGCGGGCACAGGCCGACGAACTGGCCACCGACGCGATCAACTCGGCCTGGATCGGCGGCGCGATCGTGCTGCTGGCCCTGCTCGCGGCGCTGTTCCTGATGCTCGTCATCGCCCGGCTGATGCTGCGCCCGCTGCGGGTGCTGCGGAAGACGGCGCTCGACGTCGCGTACACCCGGTTGCCGGAAACCGTGCAAGCCATCCTGGACGACCCGGACCCGGTCAACGCCTCGAAGCGGTCGGTCGAGCCGGTGCCCGTCACTTCCCGTGACGAGATCGGTGAAGTGGCGCGTTCGTTCGACGTCGTCCACGCGCAGGCCGTCAAGATGGCCGCCGAACAGGCCCTCCTGCGCGAGAACGTCAACGGCATCTTCGTGAACCTCTCCCGCCGGTCGCAGCGGCTGGTGGAACGCCAGCTCGGGGTGATCGACCGGCTCGAGGCCGACGAGCAGGACCCGGACCACTTGGCCAGCCTGTTCGAGCTCGACCACCTCGCCACGCGGCTGCGCCGCAACGGTGAAAGCCTCCTGGTGCTCTCGGGCGCCGGCCTCGCGAAGTCGGTGCCCAAGCCGGTGCCCGCCGCCGACGTCATCGGTGCCGCGGTGTCGGAGATCGAGCAGTACGCCCGGATCGAGATCGGGATCGTCCCCGAGGTCGCCGTCCAGGGGCTGACGATCCACGACCTCGTGCACGTGCTCGCGGAACTGCTGGACAACGCCACCTACTTCTCCGAGCCGGAGACGAAGGTGACCGTCCGCGCGGTGATCACCCGCAAGAAGGCACTCGCCATCCAGGTCACCGACCACGGTGTCGGCATGACCGAGGAGCGGCTCGCCGAGGTGAACCAGCGCCTGGCCGAGCCGCCGGACCTGGACGTCTCGGTGACCCGGCGGATGGGCCTGTACGTGGTCGCGCGCCTGGCGCGCCGCCACGGCATCGAGGTCCGGCTGCGGGAGAACGAGGACATCGAGGGCGGCGTGATCGCGCGGGTCGTCGTGCCCGCCGAGCTGCTCACGCAGATACGGCCCGGCGTGCGCAACCCCCCGCCGCCGAGCCGCTCGGAAACGTCGATGCCATCAATGCCGTCGGTGCCGTCGGCGTCCGAGATGTCGACTTCGCTGCCGAACATCCCCGCTTCCGACCGCGGCCTGGAGATGACCCCGCCGCCGCCGTCGAAGCCCCCGGTTCCGCAGCCGATCGCGCAGCAGGGCGGGCTCGTCCCGCTCGACCAGCCGATCAGCCTCGACGACCTGGTCGCGGGCAAGAACGCGGCCGGACCGTTCCTCAGCCCCGCGGCTTCCGCCGAGGAGTCCCCGGCGTGGCCGACGGCCGACGACCTCTCGCCGCCGAACGGCGACGGCGCCTCCAGCGGCACGGAGACCCAGTTCGCGTCGCTGGTGCTGCCGAAGCGGGAGCCGAAGTACACCCCGGTCGAAACGCCGAGCAGGGCAGAGGAGTCCAGGGAGTCTTCGGACAGCGGCAAGTCCGCGCTCGACGACGACGTGCCCACCCGGCGGCTGCCGATCTACCAGTCGGTGCTGTCCCGCTGGTTCAGCGAAGGCGACGAGGCCGGCGGCGACACCCCGACCACCTACACGGAGCCGGTCGAGTCCGACCTGCCCGAGCACACCCGCGACACCGCCCCCGCCGCGGCGGACCCCGCCGCCGAGGACCCTGCCGAAGAGGCATTGCCCACTCGGACCCCCCGGAGTGTTCCGCCGGAGACCGTGCTCGGAGACAATGGCTGGCGCAGCGCGTCGGACGACGGCTGGCAGGCGGCGCAGGTCCTGTACGAAGACCGGAACGACGAGATCACCCCGGCAGGCCTGCCCAAACGGGTGCCGAACCAGTACCTCGTCCCCGGCTCGATCGGCGGGGACGAGCCGAAGAAGGAAGACTCGTTCGCCGACAAGACCTCCGGAATGCCGGGAACGGGTGCGATCGCCCGCTCGGCGACGGCGGCCAGGAGTCGGATGGCAAGCTTCCAGCAGGGCTACAAGTCGGGACGGCACGCGTTGAAGGAACGTCCGATCGACGCGCTGGATGACAACGGCGTTCCGGTGACCGGCGGAGGTTCCTCCGCCGATGACAGCAGTAAGGAGTGA
- a CDS encoding ABC transporter substrate-binding protein encodes MAAVVSVSVSGCGLLGGDDSSSSSGGSGNLEKTKIKVAVMSTIDLAPLRLAQDGGYFKNEGLDVEAVEAATGQVSLTKLIGGEVDIAYASYTPFFIAASKGTADIKLVADASSAGPKSTMLVTLPTSTVKSVSDLAGKKIGITAPNTVSDTLSKSVMKDHGVDASKVQWVPIPLPNIGSALKNGDIDAGFLTEPFITQTAKQAGTVPVVDTATGATQDFPTAGYGSLGKFVTENPKTVAAFQRAMQKATRDAADRSKIEPLLVKYARIDQDTAALTTLLTFQSTLDPRRIQRVPDLLLQMGAIQTKLDVGPMIAPQANS; translated from the coding sequence ATGGCGGCCGTCGTTTCGGTATCGGTCAGCGGTTGCGGCCTCCTCGGCGGCGACGATTCGTCCTCCTCCTCCGGCGGTTCGGGGAACCTCGAGAAGACGAAGATCAAGGTCGCCGTGATGTCGACCATCGACCTTGCCCCGCTGCGCCTCGCGCAGGACGGTGGCTACTTCAAGAACGAAGGTCTCGATGTCGAGGCCGTCGAAGCCGCGACCGGCCAGGTCTCGCTGACCAAGCTGATCGGCGGCGAGGTCGACATCGCGTACGCGAGCTACACGCCGTTCTTCATCGCGGCGAGCAAGGGCACCGCCGACATCAAGCTGGTCGCGGACGCCTCCTCCGCCGGTCCGAAGAGCACGATGCTGGTCACCCTGCCGACGTCGACGGTGAAGAGCGTCAGTGACCTGGCCGGCAAGAAGATCGGCATCACCGCCCCGAACACCGTGTCGGACACACTGTCCAAATCGGTCATGAAGGACCACGGCGTCGACGCGAGCAAGGTGCAGTGGGTGCCGATCCCGCTGCCGAACATCGGGAGCGCGCTCAAGAACGGTGACATCGATGCCGGCTTCCTGACCGAGCCGTTCATCACCCAGACCGCGAAGCAGGCGGGCACCGTCCCGGTCGTGGACACCGCCACCGGCGCCACCCAGGACTTCCCCACCGCGGGCTACGGCTCGCTCGGCAAGTTCGTGACCGAGAACCCGAAGACCGTGGCCGCCTTCCAGCGCGCCATGCAGAAGGCGACCCGGGACGCGGCGGACCGCTCCAAGATCGAGCCGCTGCTGGTCAAGTACGCCAGGATCGATCAAGACACCGCCGCGCTGACCACGCTGCTGACCTTCCAGTCCACTCTGGACCCCCGCCGCATCCAGCGGGTCCCGGACCTGCTCCTGCAGATGGGTGCCATCCAGACCAAGCTCGACGTCGGCCCGATGATCGCGCCGCAGGCCAACAGTTGA
- a CDS encoding ABC transporter substrate-binding protein: MLATLGACGALGGDDTSKASGGGDGALEKPKIKVALLPVVDLAPLRLAQEGGYFKAEGLEVEAVDAPSGQASMTKMIGGEVDIAFSTYMPFFVAKSKGAADIRLVADSVSASPKSNAVVTVPNSPVRTIGDLAGKKIAITDKNTASHLLTVSVMKDHSVDTSKVQWVPMALPNIVAALSSGQVDAGYLPEPFLTQASKVAGATPVVDIATGATQDFPLAGFGALGSFVDKNPKTLAAFQRALGKAVRDAADRSKIEPMIVKYARVDAETASLLTLPTFGATLDARRLQRVPDLLLQTGVISAKLDAAPMLAPQAG, translated from the coding sequence ATGCTGGCCACATTGGGCGCCTGTGGTGCCCTCGGCGGCGACGACACGTCCAAGGCGTCCGGTGGTGGTGACGGCGCACTGGAGAAGCCGAAGATCAAGGTGGCCCTGTTGCCCGTCGTCGACCTCGCGCCGCTGCGGCTGGCGCAGGAAGGCGGCTACTTCAAGGCCGAGGGTCTCGAGGTCGAAGCGGTCGACGCCCCCAGCGGTCAGGCGTCGATGACCAAGATGATCGGCGGCGAGGTCGACATCGCCTTCTCCACTTACATGCCGTTCTTCGTCGCGAAGAGCAAGGGCGCCGCCGACATCCGGCTCGTCGCCGACTCGGTTTCGGCCAGCCCCAAGAGCAACGCGGTCGTCACGGTGCCGAACTCGCCGGTCAGGACGATCGGCGACCTCGCGGGCAAGAAGATCGCGATCACCGACAAGAACACCGCCTCCCACCTGCTCACCGTCTCGGTGATGAAGGACCACAGCGTCGACACCAGCAAGGTCCAGTGGGTGCCGATGGCGCTGCCGAACATCGTCGCCGCGCTCTCTTCCGGCCAGGTCGACGCGGGCTACCTGCCCGAGCCGTTCCTGACCCAGGCCTCCAAGGTCGCCGGCGCCACCCCGGTCGTCGACATCGCGACCGGCGCCACCCAGGACTTCCCCCTGGCAGGCTTCGGCGCTCTCGGCTCCTTCGTGGACAAGAACCCCAAGACGCTGGCCGCGTTCCAGCGCGCGCTGGGCAAGGCCGTGCGCGACGCGGCGGACCGTTCCAAGATCGAACCGATGATCGTCAAGTACGCCAGGGTCGACGCCGAAACCGCTTCACTGCTCACGCTGCCGACGTTCGGGGCCACCTTGGACGCCCGTCGCCTGCAGCGCGTACCGGATCTGCTGCTGCAGACCGGTGTGATCTCGGCCAAGCTCGACGCCGCTCCGATGCTCGCCCCTCAAGCTGGATAA